Proteins co-encoded in one Candidatus Kryptoniota bacterium genomic window:
- a CDS encoding NifB/NifX family molybdenum-iron cluster-binding protein has protein sequence MKYLIASEKGSMSGNVSVHFGKSPFFLVYDDEDDRVDVITNGEGVDPHLVIRDSAKSGVKKIICGGIGPHAFQVAEKFEVEVHIGSGMPADEAVALASAGKLPITTEPTAHHGHHGEGNHLQHSHRSH, from the coding sequence ATGAAATACTTAATCGCATCAGAAAAGGGTTCAATGTCAGGGAACGTAAGCGTTCATTTCGGGAAATCCCCATTCTTCCTTGTCTACGATGACGAAGACGATCGTGTCGATGTCATCACCAACGGTGAAGGAGTCGACCCGCATCTCGTGATAAGAGACTCCGCAAAGTCGGGCGTGAAGAAGATTATCTGTGGCGGGATCGGACCACATGCGTTCCAGGTCGCCGAAAAATTTGAAGTCGAGGTACACATTGGGTCGGGCATGCCCGCGGACGAAGCAGTCGCGCTCGCGTCAGCCGGCAAGCTTCCCATCACGACCGAACCCACCGCGCATCATGGTCACCACGGCGAGGGGAACCATCTACAGCATTCCCATCGTTCACATTAA